Proteins from one Pseudomonas bijieensis genomic window:
- a CDS encoding DUF6644 family protein — MSPELIIAWIYATPLSTAIRDLSWVVPTIQSVHIVAIAVIFGAAVISDLRLAGVLATDEPLRGVIRRYYPWMRAALIVLLLTGLVMIIGEPDRVLVNTTFWLKMFMVVAVFTLAWSIRRPLLRPAAQAQGDNEKPPIKALAWLSIALWCGVIFCGRWIAY; from the coding sequence ATGTCACCAGAACTCATCATCGCCTGGATCTACGCGACACCGTTGAGCACCGCCATCAGGGACCTGTCCTGGGTCGTGCCCACCATCCAGAGCGTTCATATCGTCGCCATCGCAGTGATCTTCGGTGCCGCCGTGATCTCCGACCTGCGGCTGGCCGGCGTGCTCGCCACGGACGAACCCTTGCGCGGCGTCATTCGCCGTTACTACCCGTGGATGCGCGCCGCACTCATCGTCCTGCTCCTCACCGGGTTGGTCATGATCATCGGCGAGCCTGACCGCGTACTGGTCAACACGACGTTCTGGCTGAAGATGTTCATGGTCGTTGCCGTGTTCACCCTGGCCTGGTCAATCCGACGTCCATTGCTGCGCCCCGCCGCTCAGGCACAAGGCGATAACGAGAAGCCGCCCATCAAGGCACTGGCCTGGCTGTCGATCGCCCTATGGTGCGGCGTGATCTTCTGCGGCCGCTGGATCGCCTACTGA
- a CDS encoding DUF6644 family protein, whose protein sequence is MDIQSILQALEGTPIAAYIRESGSIFPNLESLHVIGIALVFGTIAVVDLRLLGVASHRRSALRLIRELLPFTWVAFAACVITGLLMFASNATTYAQNSVFWWKMGLLALAGLNMGIFHLGAYRRIAEWDTILPPPSQARIAGFSSLALWVGVICLGRWIGFV, encoded by the coding sequence ATGGACATTCAATCGATACTGCAAGCCCTCGAGGGCACCCCGATCGCAGCCTATATCAGAGAGTCGGGCTCCATTTTTCCAAACCTGGAGTCGCTGCATGTGATCGGCATCGCCCTCGTGTTCGGGACCATCGCCGTCGTCGACTTGCGCCTGCTTGGCGTCGCCTCCCATCGCCGAAGCGCGCTACGGCTGATTCGGGAACTGCTGCCATTTACCTGGGTTGCCTTCGCAGCCTGCGTGATCACCGGCTTGCTCATGTTCGCCTCCAATGCCACCACCTATGCGCAAAACAGCGTTTTCTGGTGGAAGATGGGGCTGTTGGCGCTGGCCGGCCTCAACATGGGGATATTCCACCTGGGCGCCTATCGCCGGATCGCCGAGTGGGACACCATCCTGCCGCCTCCCAGCCAGGCCCGTATCGCCGGATTCAGCTCGCTGGCACTGTGGGTGGGCGTGATATGCCTTGGCCGCTGGATCGGGTTTGTCTGA
- a CDS encoding DUF6162 family protein, with protein MAHLSRTSLGDDADDAVHVVRPASSRWESLALLFAALAIIASVTGYVLLRPQHAGPPTPLSWQVRSFDGLGAVDQAIHSALLPAGEEIIWNNNDTGGWITLEQAQKILLPPFYRDAFWKTNGEVHWQLILPGTHLPHAGSVDDHDDADAPTPPSDVSKATLGQGATVYYGSAGRAPGQSAYLLVIGHAHAGVMWANQATIWIHRDPNAPYPGIVKPESLVGQGWRQVIPYDGASEVERVKGNQP; from the coding sequence ATGGCTCACCTGTCGCGAACCAGCCTCGGCGATGACGCAGACGACGCGGTCCATGTCGTGCGTCCGGCTTCCAGCCGCTGGGAATCGCTGGCCCTGCTGTTTGCAGCCCTGGCAATCATCGCCAGCGTGACAGGTTATGTGCTGCTGCGCCCACAGCACGCCGGCCCACCGACACCCTTGAGCTGGCAGGTGCGCTCCTTCGATGGCCTCGGTGCAGTCGACCAGGCCATCCACAGCGCCCTGCTGCCCGCCGGTGAAGAAATCATCTGGAACAATAACGACACCGGCGGTTGGATCACCCTGGAGCAAGCCCAGAAGATCTTGTTGCCGCCGTTCTACCGAGACGCCTTCTGGAAGACCAATGGCGAGGTGCACTGGCAGTTGATTTTGCCTGGCACCCACCTGCCTCATGCCGGTTCCGTCGATGATCACGACGACGCCGACGCCCCGACGCCCCCCAGCGACGTCTCGAAAGCCACCCTGGGCCAGGGCGCCACGGTCTACTACGGCTCCGCCGGCCGCGCGCCCGGCCAGAGCGCCTACCTGCTCGTCATTGGGCACGCCCATGCCGGCGTCATGTGGGCCAACCAGGCCACGATCTGGATCCACCGCGACCCGAACGCACCTTACCCAGGCATCGTCAAGCCCGAATCGCTGGTCGGCCAAGGTTGGCGCCAGGTCATTCCTTACGACGGTGCCAGCGAAGTCGAACGTGTAAAAGGAAACCAGCCATGA
- a CDS encoding metal ABC transporter solute-binding protein, Zn/Mn family yields MTVSTRHRALWRSCLALLVLIPALAFADPTAPLDKKLKIGVTLHPYYSFVANIVGDRAEVVALIPAQANPHNYQPQPDDITRAMTLDVLVVNGIGHDEWAFQIVKAAGRGATLPIIQANASVALIPIGGDQDGAKVVNPHTFVSTTAAIQQVFEITRRLGELDPSNAAAYRQNALAYAARIRALRAGFMTRFAALDLSSFRCATTHAGYDYMMQEFGLFVSAVIEPRHGVAPTARQLANTIDAIKKANVKVLFAEKNFSLDLAKPIEAATGVKVFSLSHITGDTYSADEFEVAMRENLETLAEAVEFTQR; encoded by the coding sequence ATGACCGTTTCTACCAGACACCGCGCACTGTGGCGCAGTTGCCTTGCGCTGCTGGTGCTGATACCTGCCCTTGCATTCGCCGACCCGACTGCCCCCTTGGACAAGAAGCTCAAGATCGGTGTCACCCTGCACCCCTACTACAGCTTCGTGGCGAACATCGTCGGCGATCGGGCCGAGGTCGTTGCGCTCATTCCGGCGCAAGCGAACCCGCATAACTATCAGCCGCAACCCGACGACATCACCCGTGCGATGACCCTCGATGTCTTGGTCGTCAACGGCATCGGCCACGATGAATGGGCCTTCCAGATCGTCAAGGCCGCCGGTCGCGGGGCAACGCTGCCGATCATCCAGGCCAATGCCTCGGTCGCCCTCATTCCCATCGGCGGCGACCAGGACGGTGCCAAGGTGGTCAATCCGCATACCTTCGTTTCCACCACGGCAGCGATACAGCAGGTCTTCGAGATCACTCGCAGGCTGGGGGAGCTGGACCCATCCAACGCTGCTGCGTATCGACAGAACGCCCTGGCCTATGCCGCACGCATTCGCGCGCTACGGGCCGGTTTCATGACCCGCTTCGCCGCGCTGGATCTGTCTTCCTTCCGTTGTGCGACCACGCATGCCGGCTACGACTACATGATGCAGGAGTTCGGCCTGTTCGTGAGCGCCGTGATCGAGCCCCGTCACGGCGTCGCGCCGACCGCGCGGCAACTGGCCAACACCATCGACGCAATCAAGAAGGCCAATGTGAAGGTGTTGTTCGCCGAGAAAAACTTCTCCCTCGATCTCGCCAAGCCTATCGAGGCCGCCACCGGCGTGAAGGTCTTCTCGCTGTCTCACATCACCGGCGATACCTACAGCGCGGACGAATTCGAGGTGGCGATGCGCGAAAACCTCGAGACCTTGGCCGAAGCCGTCGAGTTCACGCAGCGATGA
- a CDS encoding metal ABC transporter ATP-binding protein encodes MCGPAIVFDNVSLRLGGTQVLEDVSFRVEAGALHCLVGPNGGGKTSLVRALLGQMPHSGAVRFEGQLTTPVGYVPQLPDFDRNVPMTVNDLMALLGQRRPAFLGANRSAKSANAEALSRTGMAGMGTKPFGSLSGGQRQRVLLAQAISPAPWLLILDEPTAGIDESGVRLVEALVAELHGRGVTILWINHDLEQVRRIAQSVTVINRRVLFHGAPDQVAYSQEGAQ; translated from the coding sequence ATGTGCGGTCCCGCCATAGTGTTCGACAACGTCTCCCTGCGGCTGGGAGGCACGCAAGTGCTTGAAGACGTCAGTTTTCGGGTGGAAGCCGGGGCGCTGCACTGCCTGGTCGGGCCGAACGGTGGCGGCAAGACTTCACTGGTGCGTGCGCTGCTGGGCCAGATGCCGCATTCGGGAGCGGTCCGCTTCGAGGGCCAGCTCACGACCCCGGTGGGCTATGTCCCGCAATTGCCAGACTTCGACCGCAACGTGCCGATGACGGTCAACGATCTCATGGCCCTTCTCGGTCAACGCCGGCCGGCCTTCCTGGGCGCCAACCGATCCGCCAAGTCGGCCAATGCCGAGGCCCTGTCTCGTACCGGCATGGCAGGAATGGGCACCAAACCCTTTGGCAGCCTGTCCGGTGGCCAACGTCAGCGAGTATTACTGGCCCAGGCGATCAGCCCGGCGCCCTGGCTGCTGATCCTCGACGAACCGACTGCCGGCATCGACGAATCGGGGGTGCGGCTGGTGGAGGCGCTGGTGGCCGAATTGCACGGCCGTGGCGTCACCATCCTGTGGATCAACCATGACCTGGAACAAGTCAGGCGCATCGCCCAATCGGTGACGGTTATCAACCGCAGGGTGCTGTTCCATGGCGCCCCCGACCAAGTCGCTTACTCGCAGGAGGGGGCCCAATGA
- a CDS encoding metal ABC transporter permease, with protein sequence MSALYDFIRNYLQALAASGILPQPFEYEFVINALLCAVLIGPLLGVLGTMVMIKRMAFFSQSVGNAAMTGVAIGVLIGESYTSPYFSMFGFCLLFALTLKYTQHRTTLANDTLIGVFLSISLAVGASLLLFVSAKINTHVMESVLFGSILAVDHTDMNVLLGVTALCALLGLPLYNGMLLASLNPSLAHARGVRVRSVEYLFVVLVTLVTVACLKIIGAVLVEALLLIPAAAARNISRSLPGLVVRAILIATFSCVVGILAPMQFHIPVPTGGAIVIVAALVFVVTTVMRATASRFRGASV encoded by the coding sequence ATGAGCGCCCTGTACGACTTCATTCGCAACTACCTGCAGGCGCTCGCCGCCAGTGGCATCCTGCCGCAGCCGTTCGAGTATGAGTTCGTGATCAATGCCCTGCTCTGCGCAGTGCTCATCGGCCCCCTGCTGGGCGTGCTGGGCACGATGGTAATGATCAAGCGCATGGCGTTTTTCAGTCAGTCCGTCGGCAATGCCGCGATGACCGGCGTCGCGATTGGCGTGCTGATCGGTGAATCCTATACATCCCCATACTTCTCGATGTTCGGCTTCTGCTTGCTGTTCGCGCTGACGCTGAAGTACACGCAGCATCGCACCACGTTGGCCAATGACACGCTGATCGGTGTGTTCCTGTCCATCTCGCTGGCGGTCGGTGCCTCGCTGTTGCTGTTCGTGTCGGCAAAGATCAACACCCACGTGATGGAAAGCGTGCTGTTCGGCTCCATCCTGGCGGTGGACCACACCGACATGAACGTGCTGCTTGGCGTAACGGCGCTGTGTGCCTTGCTCGGACTGCCGCTGTACAACGGCATGTTGTTGGCCAGCCTCAATCCGAGCCTGGCCCATGCTCGCGGTGTGCGGGTGCGAAGCGTCGAGTACCTGTTTGTGGTGCTGGTCACCCTGGTGACGGTCGCTTGCCTGAAAATCATCGGCGCCGTGCTCGTCGAAGCCCTTCTGCTCATACCGGCGGCGGCAGCACGCAACATCAGTCGTTCGCTCCCGGGGCTGGTGGTGCGCGCCATCCTGATTGCGACCTTTTCCTGCGTGGTGGGAATCCTGGCGCCGATGCAATTCCACATCCCCGTACCTACGGGCGGGGCAATCGTGATAGTCGCCGCCCTGGTGTTCGTCGTCACCACCGTCATGCGCGCTACCGCGTCACGATTCAGGGGGGCCAGCGTATGA
- a CDS encoding metal ABC transporter solute-binding protein, Zn/Mn family — protein MNRKGFYRSWLTMLTLLLGLPFSVFADNARQQVLVALPAVYALTSALSDGTALEVVRVPAGAAVPMESQANALSRLDAAVFQQAEAVVTLSSLWRADPLYATARRHNLRIIEIDASRSWDTVKPSVAVTRVPSNDVPWAAASDVDEGQSPYAWLGPVNAMRMSALVATDLERLAPADAPRIKRNLAALEDRLRRLKADYGARLTAVSDLRVLSLANEFTYLFGEFGVFVDGWFVRQDIDWSDADYAALTHYLRERDIRVVVHKWAPDAKIIKAIEDGGARLLVLDTGNPGILADTANGYEALLGSNLEALLAAFAATGNDNTRGDGQSPAQ, from the coding sequence ATGAATAGGAAAGGGTTCTACAGATCCTGGCTGACGATGCTGACCCTGTTGCTGGGCCTGCCGTTTTCGGTCTTTGCCGATAACGCAAGGCAGCAGGTGCTTGTCGCGCTGCCTGCCGTGTATGCGCTCACCTCGGCACTCAGCGACGGCACGGCCCTTGAGGTCGTTCGTGTACCGGCAGGCGCGGCAGTGCCCATGGAAAGCCAGGCCAACGCACTGTCGCGCCTGGACGCCGCAGTGTTCCAACAGGCCGAAGCCGTGGTCACCCTCAGCAGTCTCTGGCGCGCGGATCCGCTGTATGCGACGGCGCGCCGCCACAATCTACGGATCATCGAGATCGATGCCTCGCGCTCATGGGACACGGTCAAACCCAGCGTGGCGGTGACCCGCGTGCCGTCGAACGATGTTCCCTGGGCCGCGGCGAGCGATGTTGATGAAGGCCAGTCCCCGTACGCCTGGCTCGGCCCCGTCAACGCCATGCGCATGTCGGCGCTGGTCGCCACCGACCTGGAGCGCCTGGCCCCCGCCGATGCGCCGCGAATAAAGCGCAACCTCGCCGCACTTGAAGACCGCTTGCGCCGGCTCAAGGCCGACTACGGTGCCCGGCTGACAGCGGTGTCGGATCTGCGCGTGCTGTCGCTGGCCAATGAGTTCACCTACCTGTTCGGCGAATTCGGCGTCTTTGTCGACGGCTGGTTCGTCCGACAGGACATTGACTGGAGCGACGCTGACTACGCCGCGCTGACCCACTACCTGCGCGAGCGCGATATTCGCGTGGTGGTCCACAAGTGGGCACCGGACGCCAAGATCATCAAAGCCATCGAGGACGGGGGCGCGCGGTTGTTGGTACTCGATACGGGCAACCCGGGAATACTCGCCGACACGGCCAACGGATACGAGGCACTCCTGGGCTCGAACCTGGAAGCCTTGCTGGCGGCCTTCGCCGCGACTGGCAACGACAACACGAGAGGCGACGGCCAGTCGCCTGCCCAATGA
- a CDS encoding DUF4198 domain-containing protein — translation MTFKRKLLQALAATTFTGLAGAAHAHFQMLYVEETALQRAENLEFALVFTHPFSGGPTMAMGAPRAFSHSSSHGEEKIDLSKYLRPVEWQSRDNRTTAYRASIPRELVRSLGDHIFVLEPEPYLETEEDVYIQQFTKLIVNVGGVPGNWSEPQGLPVEIQPLNKPYANWTGGVFRAVVLADGKPVPFAEIEIEYVNHSIDLEKNAFGQQDYVTAPQASFKALSTYADAQGIVTIGLPRAGWWGIAALDIGATKTHKGKPLSQDAVLWVQARDMK, via the coding sequence ATGACGTTCAAACGAAAATTGCTCCAAGCCCTTGCCGCTACGACATTCACTGGCTTGGCCGGCGCTGCACACGCCCATTTCCAGATGCTTTACGTGGAAGAAACGGCACTGCAGCGTGCGGAAAACCTCGAGTTCGCGCTGGTGTTCACCCACCCCTTCTCCGGCGGCCCCACCATGGCCATGGGTGCACCTCGCGCCTTCAGCCACAGCAGCTCCCACGGCGAGGAAAAAATCGACCTGAGCAAATACTTGCGTCCCGTCGAGTGGCAGAGTCGCGACAACCGGACCACGGCCTATCGTGCCTCGATTCCACGGGAGTTGGTGCGTTCACTGGGTGACCATATCTTCGTACTCGAACCCGAGCCATATCTGGAAACCGAGGAAGATGTCTACATCCAACAGTTCACCAAGTTGATCGTGAACGTGGGTGGAGTTCCCGGAAACTGGTCAGAGCCACAAGGGTTGCCGGTGGAGATCCAGCCACTGAACAAGCCTTATGCCAACTGGACCGGCGGCGTGTTCCGCGCCGTGGTGCTGGCCGATGGCAAGCCTGTTCCGTTCGCCGAAATCGAAATCGAATACGTCAACCACTCCATCGATCTCGAAAAAAACGCCTTCGGCCAGCAAGACTATGTGACGGCACCTCAAGCTTCATTCAAAGCCCTGAGCACCTACGCGGACGCCCAAGGCATCGTGACCATTGGCCTGCCCCGGGCCGGCTGGTGGGGCATTGCGGCGCTCGACATCGGTGCGACGAAAACCCACAAGGGCAAACCGCTGTCGCAAGATGCCGTGCTGTGGGTGCAGGCCAGGGACATGAAGTGA
- a CDS encoding MDR family oxidoreductase — protein MTFKALLTTKTGETISTHLVDFKDEDLMPGDVTVAIEFSTVNYKDAMALSGRSPVIRQFPLIPGIDFAGIVETSSHPGFKVGDRVLVNGWGLSQTHHGGFAQKARVNGDWLVKIPEVFSTQAAMAIGTAGYTAMLSVLALEHGGLTPDRGDILVTGASGGAGSVAIALLSGLGYRVIASTGRQEEGDYLRDLGATQVIDRNTLSQPGAPIAKERWAGVIDSVGSHTLANALAHTQYRGVVAAFGLAQGADLPGSVLPFILRNVTLAGIDSVNAPQEVRLQAWSRLAQDLDLSRLARTTQMVGLAEVPTVAGRVLEGKVRGRTVVDVNA, from the coding sequence ATGACATTCAAGGCGCTGCTCACGACCAAAACCGGCGAAACGATCTCGACCCATCTGGTTGACTTCAAGGACGAGGACCTGATGCCCGGTGACGTCACCGTCGCGATCGAGTTTTCGACCGTTAACTACAAGGACGCCATGGCCCTCAGCGGACGTTCTCCCGTCATTCGCCAGTTTCCGCTGATTCCGGGCATCGACTTCGCCGGTATCGTCGAGACGTCCAGCCATCCGGGGTTCAAAGTCGGCGACCGTGTGCTGGTCAACGGTTGGGGGCTGAGCCAGACCCACCACGGTGGCTTTGCGCAGAAGGCGCGGGTCAACGGTGACTGGCTGGTAAAAATCCCGGAAGTATTCTCGACCCAGGCAGCCATGGCTATCGGCACCGCAGGCTACACGGCGATGCTCAGCGTCCTGGCATTGGAGCATGGCGGGCTGACCCCTGATCGTGGCGATATCCTGGTCACCGGCGCCAGCGGCGGCGCCGGCTCGGTGGCCATCGCACTGTTGTCGGGCCTGGGCTATCGAGTGATCGCCTCGACCGGACGGCAAGAGGAGGGCGACTACCTGCGCGACCTTGGTGCGACGCAGGTCATCGACCGCAATACTTTGTCGCAGCCGGGCGCACCGATCGCCAAGGAACGCTGGGCTGGTGTCATTGATTCGGTGGGTAGCCATACCCTGGCCAACGCCTTGGCACACACCCAATATCGCGGCGTTGTCGCTGCCTTCGGCCTGGCCCAGGGCGCGGACCTGCCTGGCTCGGTGTTGCCTTTCATCCTGCGCAACGTGACCCTGGCCGGTATCGACTCGGTCAATGCCCCGCAGGAAGTACGTCTGCAAGCATGGTCGCGGCTCGCTCAGGACCTTGATTTGAGCAGGCTGGCCCGCACCACCCAGATGGTTGGCTTGGCAGAGGTTCCGACCGTTGCGGGTCGGGTGCTGGAAGGAAAGGTGCGCGGGCGTACTGTCGTGGACGTGAACGCATGA
- a CDS encoding oxidoreductase has translation MINKPVALVTGASSGIGEAIAHKLVAAGYSVYGTSRRGGRAGQKGGPLLVLDVTDDASVEAVIQELLTLEGRIDLLVNNAGFGIAPAAAEESSVEQAKALFDTNFLGIVRMTRAVVPHMRRQGAGRIINIGSILGVVPVPYAALYSASKHAVEGYSQALDHELRTHGIRVTVVEPGYTKTQFESNNLQADAKLDVYEDIRMNVTKVVQQAMATADSPDVVAEVVLQAARAERPKLRYTAGKAAGQLQFMRSFAPARLLDTGIRRALQLETKRPSQAH, from the coding sequence ATGATCAACAAACCCGTCGCGTTAGTGACCGGCGCTTCATCCGGCATCGGAGAGGCCATCGCCCATAAGCTCGTCGCGGCAGGCTACAGCGTCTATGGCACGAGTCGACGCGGCGGGCGGGCGGGGCAAAAGGGGGGGCCACTGTTGGTGCTTGATGTCACCGACGATGCCAGCGTCGAAGCTGTCATCCAGGAGTTGCTGACGTTGGAGGGGCGGATCGATCTGCTGGTCAACAATGCCGGTTTCGGCATCGCGCCCGCCGCTGCGGAGGAGAGTTCTGTCGAGCAGGCCAAGGCCCTTTTCGACACCAACTTCCTCGGTATCGTACGCATGACTCGCGCGGTTGTGCCACACATGCGACGCCAAGGTGCGGGTCGCATCATCAATATCGGTTCCATCCTCGGCGTCGTGCCTGTTCCCTACGCGGCCCTCTATTCAGCCAGCAAACATGCGGTGGAAGGTTATTCGCAAGCGCTGGATCACGAATTACGCACACACGGCATCAGGGTCACGGTCGTCGAGCCCGGCTATACCAAGACTCAATTCGAGAGCAACAACCTCCAGGCCGACGCTAAACTCGACGTGTATGAAGACATTCGAATGAACGTGACGAAAGTGGTGCAACAGGCCATGGCCACCGCCGACAGCCCCGACGTGGTGGCTGAAGTGGTACTCCAGGCCGCGCGCGCCGAGCGCCCGAAGTTGCGTTATACCGCTGGCAAAGCGGCCGGCCAGCTGCAGTTCATGCGCAGTTTTGCCCCGGCGCGCTTGCTGGACACGGGCATCCGCAGGGCGTTGCAACTCGAAACCAAACGGCCTTCTCAGGCACACTGA